A window from Symbiopectobacterium purcellii encodes these proteins:
- the opp1B gene encoding nickel/cobalt ABC transporter permease: protein MGRYVLHRLLLMVPLMLLITVVTFLLIQLSPSDPAEVALRVNMIVPTPEAIAALRLELGLDAPLWQQYLRWLARCVQLDWGTSFVTRTAVSHELAQALPATLWLAATALAMIVTLSLAIASLCVVSAGHWPDKLLRAGLFFLTAMPNYWVGLLLLWLLAVKWQWLPVGGIDAPGAVILPALTLALGYLGTYVRLLRANMLAHLHQPYVDYARARGLSAGRILWRHVLVNALYSPLVALGMSIPKLFAGTLIIENIFSWPGLGRLCVSAIFQRDYPIIQAYVLLMALLFVVGNFLIDILLMWLDPRLRRGVAL from the coding sequence ATGGGGCGTTATGTGTTGCATCGGCTGCTGTTGATGGTGCCGCTGATGCTCCTGATTACCGTTGTCACTTTTTTGCTTATCCAATTATCACCTTCCGATCCGGCGGAGGTGGCCTTACGCGTCAATATGATCGTTCCGACGCCGGAGGCCATTGCTGCGCTACGTCTGGAGCTGGGGTTGGATGCACCGTTGTGGCAACAGTATCTGCGCTGGCTGGCGCGCTGTGTACAATTGGATTGGGGCACATCGTTTGTGACGCGTACGGCAGTCAGCCATGAATTGGCGCAGGCGCTGCCCGCAACGCTGTGGCTGGCGGCAACGGCGCTGGCGATGATTGTTACCTTATCGCTGGCGATTGCCTCACTGTGTGTGGTGAGCGCCGGGCATTGGCCAGACAAGCTGCTGCGCGCTGGCTTGTTTTTTCTGACAGCGATGCCGAATTACTGGGTGGGACTGCTGCTGCTCTGGCTGCTGGCGGTGAAATGGCAGTGGCTGCCCGTGGGGGGCATTGATGCACCGGGGGCGGTTATCCTGCCGGCATTAACGCTGGCATTGGGCTATCTGGGTACCTATGTACGGCTGCTGCGTGCCAATATGTTGGCTCACCTGCATCAACCTTATGTTGATTATGCGCGCGCGCGTGGTTTGAGTGCAGGCCGTATTTTGTGGCGTCACGTCCTGGTCAATGCACTGTACTCGCCGTTGGTCGCGCTCGGTATGAGTATTCCGAAGCTGTTTGCAGGTACGCTGATTATTGAGAACATTTTTTCCTGGCCGGGGTTAGGGCGTCTGTGTGTTTCGGCGATTTTTCAGCGTGATTACCCGATAATTCAAGCCTATGTGTTGCTAATGGCGTTGCTGTTTGTGGTGGGCAATTTTCTCATCGATATCCTACTGATGTGGCTCGATCCCCGTTTGCGTCGCGGGGTTGCGCTATGA
- the nikA gene encoding nickel ABC transporter substrate-binding protein, with amino-acid sequence MLLGVASATAQTSTTLNYASTKEIRDINPNLYSGEMAAQNMVFESLVVNTDSGVQPWLADRWVISPDGKTYTFHLRQGVTFSDGEPFNAQAVKLNIDAVLANYQRHAWLELVRQIERVEVIDDATVVLHLRHPYYPTLVELGLTRPFRFISPKNFINGQTKEGVSDYAGTGPWLLSEQVKNQYAIFTANPHYWGKAPALQRVVWRVIPDRQSMLMAFEKGDIQLIFGADGDMLDGDNFAALQAAGRFNTLLSAPIASRALVLNSSRPALSDRQVRIALQYAVDKQAIAQGVMSGSESVADTLLARTVPYANIADLPMYTFDSARAAAQLDAAGWVLPKGAAQREKQGVALRLVFSYNSNNAGERQIAEVVQSDLRQIGVTVDLLGEEKQAYLDRQKSGDFDIQYSLSWGTPYDPQSYVSSFRIPAHADYQGQKGLPNKAEIDTDIGAVLIEPDEVKRQALYRQIFLTLAQEGVYIPLTYSRTKAVFSPALQGGSFNPSQYEIPFEKMYFR; translated from the coding sequence ATGTTGCTGGGCGTGGCAAGTGCGACGGCGCAAACGTCCACGACGCTCAATTACGCCAGCACCAAGGAAATTCGTGATATCAACCCGAATCTCTACAGTGGTGAGATGGCGGCGCAGAATATGGTCTTTGAGTCTCTGGTGGTGAACACCGACAGCGGGGTACAACCCTGGCTGGCGGATCGTTGGGTGATTTCACCGGATGGCAAAACCTATACCTTCCATCTGCGACAAGGCGTCACCTTCAGCGACGGCGAACCGTTCAATGCCCAGGCGGTAAAACTGAATATCGATGCGGTGTTGGCTAATTATCAACGCCATGCCTGGCTGGAACTGGTGCGGCAGATCGAACGCGTTGAGGTTATTGACGATGCTACCGTCGTGCTGCATTTACGCCATCCCTACTACCCGACTTTGGTGGAACTGGGACTGACGCGGCCGTTTCGTTTTATCTCTCCGAAAAACTTTATCAACGGCCAAACCAAAGAGGGGGTGAGCGACTATGCGGGCACGGGGCCGTGGCTGCTCAGCGAACAGGTAAAAAATCAATATGCGATTTTCACTGCAAACCCGCACTACTGGGGCAAAGCGCCAGCGTTGCAGCGCGTGGTCTGGCGGGTGATCCCTGACAGGCAAAGCATGTTGATGGCCTTCGAGAAGGGCGATATTCAACTGATTTTCGGTGCCGATGGCGACATGCTGGACGGTGATAACTTTGCTGCACTGCAAGCGGCAGGTCGCTTTAACACGCTGCTCAGTGCGCCTATTGCCTCGCGCGCCTTGGTGTTGAATAGCAGTCGTCCTGCGTTATCTGACAGGCAGGTGCGCATCGCGTTGCAATATGCGGTGGACAAACAGGCGATTGCGCAAGGGGTGATGTCTGGCAGTGAAAGCGTGGCCGACACGCTGCTGGCGCGCACGGTGCCTTACGCTAATATTGCCGATTTGCCGATGTATACCTTTGACAGCGCACGGGCAGCGGCGCAGTTGGACGCCGCTGGCTGGGTGCTGCCTAAAGGTGCGGCGCAGCGAGAAAAGCAGGGCGTTGCGTTACGTCTGGTGTTCTCCTACAACAGCAATAACGCGGGTGAACGGCAGATTGCCGAGGTGGTGCAGAGTGATTTAAGACAGATAGGCGTCACTGTCGATCTGTTGGGCGAGGAAAAACAGGCGTATCTGGACAGGCAGAAGTCTGGCGATTTTGATATTCAGTATTCGCTTTCTTGGGGCACGCCTTACGATCCGCAATCCTATGTGTCGTCGTTTCGTATTCCGGCGCACGCAGATTATCAGGGGCAAAAAGGGCTACCGAATAAAGCGGAGATCGATACTGACATCGGTGCTGTGTTGATAGAGCCCGATGAGGTGAAACGCCAGGCGTTGTATCGCCAGATCTTTTTAACGCTGGCGCAGGAAGGGGTGTATATCCCACTGACCTACTCGCGTACCAAAGCGGTGTTTAGTCCTGCGTTACAGGGGGGGTCCTTTAATCCGTCGCAGTATGAAATCCCCTTTGAAAAGATGTACTTTCGATAG
- a CDS encoding class I SAM-dependent methyltransferase translates to MSSILAEDNDLVVNENTALNQDVQRYWTHRAAEYSHINATELANAKRARWLKKIMEYAPDAPLLRVLDIGTGPGFFAVTLALAGHRVTAVDMTEAMLTEARANAAHYAVHVDFVSADVHAMPLADNQFDLIVTRNVTWNLAEPLRAYREWHRLLAPGGRLLNFDANWYLQLFDESSRLGYLDDRANARYLGLDDHYVNTDTSAMEAIARQLPLSREHRPEWDTQALLQCGYHKIMLDTRVGDTLWDETEKVNYASTPMFMVCAEK, encoded by the coding sequence GTGAGCTCGATACTTGCTGAAGATAATGACCTTGTCGTTAATGAAAACACCGCATTAAATCAGGACGTCCAACGTTATTGGACGCACCGCGCCGCCGAATATAGCCATATCAATGCCACCGAACTGGCGAATGCCAAGCGTGCCCGTTGGCTGAAAAAAATCATGGAATATGCCCCTGATGCGCCCTTGCTGCGCGTGTTGGATATTGGCACCGGTCCCGGTTTTTTTGCCGTAACCCTGGCGCTGGCCGGGCATCGGGTAACTGCTGTGGATATGACGGAAGCGATGCTCACCGAGGCTCGTGCCAATGCCGCGCATTACGCTGTTCACGTCGATTTTGTCTCCGCTGATGTGCATGCGATGCCGCTGGCGGACAACCAGTTCGACCTGATCGTCACGCGCAACGTAACCTGGAATCTGGCCGAACCGCTGCGCGCCTATCGGGAGTGGCACCGTCTGCTGGCCCCCGGCGGTCGCCTGCTTAATTTCGATGCCAACTGGTATCTGCAACTGTTTGATGAATCCTCACGTCTCGGCTATCTGGACGATCGTGCCAATGCGCGCTATCTCGGGCTGGACGATCACTACGTGAATACGGACACCAGCGCCATGGAGGCGATAGCACGCCAACTGCCGCTCAGCCGTGAGCACCGCCCTGAGTGGGATACCCAGGCGCTGCTTCAATGTGGCTACCATAAAATCATGCTGGATACCCGTGTTGGCGACACGCTGTGGGATGAGACCGAAAAAGTTAACTATGCCTCGACGCCGATGTTTATGGTGTGTGCAGAGAAATAG
- the nikR gene encoding nickel-responsive transcriptional regulator NikR, which yields MQRLTISMDDELAQDFDELMRRKGYANRSEAFRDMLRRELGEMTLEQDKQGPCVAILSYIYDHHERQLSSRLAEMQHDHHGLTVSTMHAHLSHDECVETLILRGTTAQVEVFAESVMAQTGVRHGRLNLIPC from the coding sequence ATGCAACGACTGACCATCTCTATGGATGACGAACTGGCACAGGACTTTGACGAGCTGATGCGTCGCAAAGGGTATGCCAACCGCTCTGAGGCGTTTCGCGATATGTTGCGGCGTGAGCTCGGCGAAATGACGCTGGAACAGGATAAGCAAGGCCCGTGTGTCGCGATATTGAGCTATATATACGACCATCATGAACGTCAGCTTTCCAGTCGTCTGGCGGAGATGCAGCACGACCACCATGGATTGACCGTGTCTACCATGCATGCTCACCTCAGCCACGATGAGTGCGTGGAAACGCTGATTCTGCGCGGCACTACGGCCCAGGTAGAAGTGTTTGCCGAATCGGTGATGGCGCAAACCGGCGTAAGACACGGCCGGCTCAACCTGATACCGTGCTGA
- a CDS encoding thiamine pyrophosphate-binding protein yields MQFDALFLRAMSSMGITTCFGIIGSEAEAIRFDKALGITFYLTRHEFAAGIMADVAGRLTGIPHMCWATFGPGLTNMATGVCSAMLDRSPMVACSAQIPRPQIRFNLTHQCIDNVGLMAGITKSSLQLEKAEALGSHVQTALQRTLDGLPGPAYLSIPLDLLKTEVPDREALAILQAVQPLTRRKKTKPARADIIRAAQSITDATHPMIVIGNQVIRDNAQASVCRFAKQINAPIICSLAAKGAVPDDHPQFLTAANQYLDSVYRTSVLHPLFEGVDLMILIGYDFGEDLKPALWGNDKPTLVINSVDVPMGDIFQPDILCLGDMTRSLDQLAHHGLPQQEWLASHQRLKRFFDKRQPAAQPDAVTDIPRIVAAVSTALGRDGIFCSDVGLHTQYAGLLATTYHSNHFLCSNVCGSFGFGLPAAIAAQICHPETRVLAFCGDGGFHATSQELETLVRYSLPVVIVVVADSAFGLITYYPHLNDADPQRHLTEFGPVDFTLLARANGVSATKILDIADFPDVLEKAFQTHQPHLIEMPVKYDNTLLPHIAETAIDCHH; encoded by the coding sequence ATGCAATTTGATGCACTTTTTCTTAGGGCGATGTCCAGCATGGGCATAACAACGTGTTTCGGCATTATTGGCAGTGAAGCGGAAGCGATACGCTTTGATAAAGCGCTTGGTATTACTTTTTATTTAACCCGACATGAATTTGCGGCAGGCATTATGGCAGACGTCGCAGGGCGACTCACCGGAATCCCCCATATGTGCTGGGCCACATTTGGCCCTGGATTAACCAATATGGCTACGGGCGTGTGTTCCGCCATGTTGGACCGCTCGCCCATGGTCGCCTGCTCCGCGCAAATTCCGCGCCCACAGATCAGGTTTAACCTGACGCACCAATGTATTGATAACGTCGGATTGATGGCAGGTATCACTAAATCCAGCCTGCAACTCGAAAAGGCGGAAGCACTGGGTTCTCACGTTCAAACCGCATTGCAGCGCACGCTGGATGGCTTGCCGGGCCCCGCCTATCTCAGTATTCCGCTGGATCTGCTGAAAACCGAGGTGCCGGATCGGGAGGCACTGGCAATCTTGCAAGCCGTGCAGCCCCTTACCCGGAGAAAGAAAACCAAGCCTGCGCGCGCCGATATTATCCGCGCCGCCCAGAGCATTACCGATGCAACCCATCCGATGATTGTCATTGGTAATCAGGTTATCCGCGACAACGCACAGGCGAGCGTGTGTCGTTTCGCTAAACAGATCAATGCGCCAATTATCTGTTCCCTTGCGGCCAAAGGTGCCGTACCCGACGATCACCCGCAGTTTCTCACTGCTGCCAACCAATATCTGGATAGCGTATACCGCACTTCCGTTCTGCATCCGCTGTTTGAGGGCGTCGATTTGATGATTTTGATCGGCTACGATTTCGGTGAAGATCTGAAGCCGGCATTGTGGGGCAACGATAAACCCACGCTGGTGATAAACAGCGTAGATGTCCCCATGGGGGATATTTTCCAACCGGATATTCTCTGCCTGGGCGATATGACACGTAGCCTTGATCAACTTGCCCACCACGGGTTGCCTCAGCAGGAATGGCTGGCATCTCACCAGCGATTGAAGCGTTTTTTTGACAAGCGCCAGCCCGCCGCACAGCCAGACGCCGTCACTGATATTCCACGCATTGTGGCTGCCGTGAGCACCGCGCTGGGGCGTGACGGTATATTCTGTAGCGACGTCGGACTGCACACGCAGTATGCCGGACTGCTGGCCACCACATACCACTCAAACCACTTCTTGTGTTCCAACGTCTGCGGCAGTTTCGGCTTTGGCCTGCCTGCGGCAATAGCGGCACAGATATGCCATCCTGAAACGCGCGTGCTTGCCTTTTGCGGCGATGGCGGATTTCACGCCACCAGCCAGGAACTTGAAACCCTTGTCCGGTATTCGCTACCGGTGGTTATCGTTGTTGTGGCGGATTCAGCGTTTGGCCTTATCACGTATTACCCGCATCTCAATGATGCTGACCCACAGCGTCATCTGACCGAATTTGGCCCAGTTGATTTCACCCTGCTGGCTCGCGCCAATGGCGTATCTGCGACAAAAATTTTGGATATTGCCGATTTCCCTGATGTGCTCGAGAAAGCATTCCAGACACACCAACCCCATTTAATAGAGATGCCCGTAAAATATGATAACACCCTTTTACCGCATATCGCCGAAACAGCAATTGACTGTCATCACTAA
- a CDS encoding nucleotidyltransferase domain-containing protein: MNQKTDARTQHFCITAKYLFGDNLSGIAETDAFLRQPDYSSRAVGHYYLIVHEDGGEKMAFAAQYLHAEFPELSLNYLTERELADYPAHGRWPFHTCHWPYRNASIEHALAACKPDYPDALRQAAFATTHIARLYYLRDLPAKTHAWGVRQLGWAMRYAEQGLSKLLGQLETRHHSPLSVAGMNKEDLRWLTYTNSHWQPFERSLLENANTFRTAAARLSAIVECYAQHIAAGYPDTQSVIAQRAETAPAAIHGMTAPIVNALNAAFGDRLLSLYLYGSAARGDMRPDSDIDLMAVFDSVDHPTLEQVRRIQHRFEKLSLSVYSLNTIRQYPTFRRHGLLNGARHLAGPFCFAQTSGPSDTVSTILNNLYSIRQVARSYLVSGCYGQRAHYQLSLMVKLADHGCLRPLQQWQSLHYPAHRNEAIDYFSDCGFASSLLEHASQLAQEEETLRIQLMAGNRQALTRHWLTLNDFAHHIENMLRQNVTGKVNGIDAACR, translated from the coding sequence ATGAATCAAAAAACAGATGCCCGTACACAGCACTTCTGCATCACTGCCAAATATCTGTTTGGCGATAACCTGTCTGGCATTGCAGAGACCGATGCCTTTTTACGGCAGCCTGATTATTCATCACGTGCTGTTGGCCATTATTATTTGATCGTGCACGAAGACGGCGGAGAAAAAATGGCATTTGCAGCACAGTATCTGCACGCCGAGTTTCCCGAGTTGTCACTGAATTACCTTACAGAAAGAGAATTGGCCGACTATCCTGCTCACGGTCGTTGGCCGTTCCACACCTGTCACTGGCCCTACCGTAACGCGTCGATAGAACACGCGCTGGCCGCCTGCAAGCCCGATTACCCGGATGCGCTGCGACAGGCGGCTTTTGCCACAACCCATATCGCTCGCCTCTACTATTTGCGTGATTTGCCCGCAAAGACGCATGCCTGGGGCGTACGTCAATTGGGCTGGGCGATGCGCTATGCAGAGCAGGGACTCAGCAAATTGCTGGGGCAGTTGGAAACGCGTCATCATAGCCCGCTGTCAGTGGCGGGAATGAATAAAGAAGACCTACGCTGGTTAACCTATACCAACAGCCATTGGCAACCCTTTGAACGCTCACTGTTAGAAAACGCGAATACCTTTCGCACCGCCGCCGCACGACTGAGTGCTATCGTCGAGTGTTATGCCCAACACATTGCCGCAGGCTACCCAGACACACAGAGCGTGATCGCTCAACGCGCGGAAACAGCACCTGCGGCGATTCACGGCATGACAGCACCTATCGTCAATGCGCTAAACGCCGCCTTCGGTGACCGTCTGCTATCGCTTTATCTGTATGGCAGCGCGGCACGCGGCGATATGAGACCGGATTCGGATATTGACCTTATGGCGGTGTTCGACAGTGTCGACCATCCCACGCTGGAGCAGGTCCGGCGTATCCAGCACCGCTTCGAGAAACTCTCGCTCTCCGTCTATAGCCTCAACACAATCCGACAATACCCCACATTCCGCCGCCATGGCTTGCTCAACGGTGCGCGCCACCTCGCCGGCCCCTTCTGTTTTGCACAGACCAGCGGCCCGTCAGATACCGTGAGCACCATATTGAATAATCTCTATAGCATCCGCCAGGTCGCACGCAGCTATCTGGTAAGCGGATGCTATGGCCAGCGGGCACATTATCAGTTGAGCCTGATGGTAAAGCTGGCCGATCACGGCTGCCTTCGCCCCCTGCAGCAGTGGCAAAGCCTTCACTACCCCGCTCACCGAAACGAGGCTATCGATTATTTTTCCGACTGTGGCTTCGCTTCCTCCCTGCTTGAACATGCCTCCCAGCTGGCGCAAGAAGAAGAGACGCTACGCATACAACTCATGGCAGGAAATCGCCAGGCACTCACGCGGCACTGGTTAACATTAAATGACTTTGCCCACCACATCGAAAACATGCTCAGGCAAAACGTTACAGGAAAGGTCAACGGAATTGATGCCGCATGCCGCTAA
- the asd gene encoding aspartate-semialdehyde dehydrogenase has translation MKNVGFIGWRGMVGSVLMQRMQEERDFDLIRPVFFSTSQHGQAAPVLGGQQGTLQDAYNLDALRALDIIITCQGGDYTNEVYPKLRESGWQGYWIDAASSLRMRDDAIIILDPVNHAVIKQGLDSGIKTFVGGNCTVSLMLMSLGGLFAHDLVEWASVATYQAASGGGARHMRELLVQMGLLHNDVAKELQDPASAILDIERKVTALTRSGTLPTDNFGVPLAGSLIPWIDKQLDNGQSREEWKGQAETNKILGTQSVIPVDGLCVRVGALRCHSQAFTLKLKKDVPVSEIEQLLATHNDWVKVVPNDREISMRELTPAAVTGTLSTPVGRLRKLNMGPQYLSAFTVGDQLLWGAAEPLRRMLRILL, from the coding sequence ATGAAAAATGTTGGTTTTATCGGCTGGCGCGGTATGGTGGGTTCCGTTCTGATGCAGCGTATGCAGGAAGAGCGTGATTTTGACCTGATTCGTCCGGTGTTCTTTTCCACGTCACAACACGGCCAAGCTGCTCCGGTGCTGGGTGGACAGCAGGGCACGTTACAGGATGCCTACAATCTGGATGCACTGCGCGCGCTGGATATTATCATCACTTGCCAGGGCGGCGATTACACCAATGAGGTTTACCCGAAGCTGCGTGAAAGCGGCTGGCAGGGGTATTGGATCGATGCGGCTTCCTCGCTGCGTATGCGTGATGACGCCATCATCATCCTCGATCCGGTCAACCATGCGGTGATTAAACAGGGTTTGGACAGCGGCATTAAAACGTTCGTTGGCGGCAACTGTACCGTCAGCTTGATGCTGATGTCGCTGGGTGGCCTGTTTGCACACGATCTGGTGGAATGGGCCTCTGTGGCGACCTATCAGGCGGCATCTGGCGGCGGTGCGCGTCATATGCGCGAATTGTTGGTACAAATGGGTCTGCTGCACAATGATGTGGCGAAAGAGTTGCAGGACCCCGCCTCTGCTATTTTGGATATCGAGCGCAAAGTCACCGCGCTGACGCGCAGTGGCACGCTGCCGACCGACAATTTCGGTGTGCCGTTGGCGGGCAGTTTGATCCCGTGGATCGATAAACAACTGGATAACGGCCAGAGCCGCGAAGAGTGGAAAGGCCAGGCAGAAACCAACAAGATTCTCGGCACCCAGTCCGTGATCCCGGTGGATGGTTTGTGCGTCCGCGTCGGGGCGTTACGCTGCCACAGCCAGGCGTTCACGCTGAAACTGAAGAAAGATGTTCCGGTATCTGAAATCGAACAACTGCTGGCAACCCATAACGATTGGGTGAAAGTGGTGCCAAACGATCGCGAGATCTCCATGCGTGAATTGACGCCTGCCGCAGTAACCGGCACGCTTTCCACGCCGGTGGGGCGTCTGCGTAAACTGAACATGGGGCCGCAGTATCTCTCCGCCTTTACGGTTGGTGACCAACTGTTGTGGGGCGCGGCAGAACCGCTGCGCCGTATGCTGCGCATCCTGCTGTAG
- a CDS encoding YhgN family NAAT transporter, whose amino-acid sequence MSEMISATILLLLIMDPLGNLPIFMSVLKHLDPKRRRVVLIREMVIALGLMLIFLFAGERILAFLNLRTETVSISGGIVLFLIAIRMIFPSQESNSSGLPAGEEPFLVPMAIPLVAGPSILAALMLLSHQYPDQLPHLTLALGIAWGISFIILLMSDLFLRLLGEKGVAALERLMGLILVMLSTQMFLDGIRTYLMK is encoded by the coding sequence ATGAGCGAAATGATCTCAGCAACCATTCTGTTGCTGTTAATTATGGATCCATTGGGCAATTTGCCCATCTTTATGTCGGTACTGAAACATCTGGATCCGAAACGCCGACGCGTGGTGCTGATTCGTGAGATGGTGATCGCCCTTGGGCTGATGCTGATTTTTCTGTTTGCGGGCGAACGTATTCTGGCGTTCCTCAATCTGCGTACCGAAACCGTCTCGATTTCTGGTGGCATTGTGCTGTTTTTAATCGCTATCCGTATGATATTCCCATCGCAGGAAAGCAACAGCAGTGGGCTGCCCGCTGGGGAAGAACCCTTTCTAGTACCGATGGCGATCCCACTGGTCGCCGGACCGTCTATTCTGGCCGCGCTGATGCTGTTATCGCATCAATATCCGGATCAGTTGCCGCATTTAACACTCGCACTCGGTATCGCCTGGGGGATTTCATTTATCATCTTGCTGATGTCGGATCTCTTTTTACGCTTGCTGGGTGAGAAAGGCGTTGCCGCGTTGGAGCGACTGATGGGACTGATTCTGGTCATGCTGTCGACCCAGATGTTCCTCGATGGCATCCGCACTTACCTGATGAAATAA
- a CDS encoding pirin family protein gives MIYLRQAQARGHANHGWLDSWHSFSFADYYDPNFMGFSALRVINEDRIEGGQGFGTHPHKDMEILTYVLSGTVEHQDSMGNKEQIPAGEFQIMSAGTGIRHSEYNASQDALLHLYQIWIIPEKAGITPRYEQRRFDAPQGRQLVLSPDARDGSLKVYQDMTLSRWALEAQEQSVYQVPAGRRVWIQVVRGEVEINGQAAGESDALAVWDEETLSIRATQQSEILLFDLPPV, from the coding sequence ATGATTTATTTACGACAGGCGCAGGCGCGTGGCCATGCAAACCACGGTTGGCTGGATAGCTGGCACAGTTTCTCCTTTGCAGACTATTACGATCCCAACTTTATGGGGTTCTCAGCGTTACGCGTGATCAACGAGGACCGCATTGAAGGTGGGCAAGGGTTTGGTACTCACCCGCATAAAGACATGGAAATCCTGACGTATGTGCTGTCCGGCACGGTGGAACATCAGGACAGCATGGGAAACAAGGAGCAGATTCCGGCGGGTGAATTTCAGATCATGAGCGCAGGCACCGGGATCCGCCATTCGGAATACAATGCCAGTCAGGATGCGCTGTTGCATCTGTATCAGATTTGGATCATTCCGGAAAAAGCGGGTATCACGCCGCGTTATGAGCAACGACGCTTTGACGCACCGCAGGGCCGTCAACTGGTGTTATCACCCGATGCGCGCGACGGTTCGTTGAAGGTGTATCAGGACATGACGCTGTCGCGTTGGGCGCTGGAAGCGCAAGAACAGTCGGTATATCAGGTGCCGGCGGGCCGTCGCGTGTGGATTCAGGTGGTACGGGGCGAGGTGGAAATCAACGGTCAGGCAGCTGGCGAAAGCGATGCGCTGGCGGTATGGGACGAAGAAACCCTCTCGATACGCGCCACGCAACAGAGTGAAATCTTGCTGTTCGATCTGCCGCCGGTATAA
- the glpC gene encoding anaerobic glycerol-3-phosphate dehydrogenase subunit GlpC, giving the protein MSLLNDTSFDNCIKCTVCTTYCPVSRVNPLYPGPKQAGPDGERLRLKDPALYDEALKYCTNCKRCEVACPSDVKIGDIIQRAKARYSPHRPSLRDTILSHTDLMGTVSTPFAPLVNAATGLKPVRQLLDKALKIDHRRQLPKYSFGTFRRWYRQQAEAQKQFSEQIAYFHGCYVNYNHPQLGKDLIRVFNAMGIGVQLLEKEKCCGVPLIANGFHAKARKQAQQNVGYLEGAVQGKNLTVVATSSSCTATLRDEYPHLLGVDNHAVRDSITLVTRELYRLLEQGKTLPLNPLRVAYHTPCHMEKMGWTSYTLDLLRRIPGLELVVLESQCCGIAGTYGFKKENYTTSQGIGAPLFRQIEESGVDMVITDCETCKWQVEMSTSKPCEHPITLLARALATEK; this is encoded by the coding sequence ATGAGCCTGCTCAATGACACCAGTTTTGATAACTGTATCAAGTGTACCGTGTGTACCACTTACTGCCCGGTTTCCCGGGTGAATCCGCTTTATCCGGGGCCGAAGCAGGCTGGGCCAGACGGTGAACGTCTGCGTCTGAAAGATCCGGCGCTGTATGACGAGGCGCTGAAATATTGCACCAACTGCAAACGCTGCGAAGTGGCCTGTCCGTCGGATGTAAAAATTGGCGATATCATTCAGCGCGCCAAAGCACGTTATAGTCCGCATCGCCCTTCGCTGCGTGACACCATCCTTAGTCATACCGACCTGATGGGAACGGTATCCACGCCGTTTGCGCCGTTAGTGAACGCGGCGACCGGGCTGAAACCGGTGCGCCAGTTGTTGGATAAAGCACTGAAAATTGACCACCGCCGTCAGCTGCCAAAATACTCGTTCGGCACTTTTCGTCGTTGGTATCGTCAACAAGCCGAAGCGCAAAAACAGTTTAGCGAGCAAATCGCCTATTTCCACGGCTGCTACGTTAACTACAACCATCCACAGTTGGGCAAAGATCTGATCCGTGTATTCAATGCGATGGGGATTGGTGTGCAACTGTTGGAGAAAGAGAAGTGCTGCGGCGTGCCGCTGATTGCTAACGGTTTTCATGCCAAGGCGAGAAAGCAGGCGCAACAAAACGTGGGCTATCTGGAAGGCGCGGTTCAGGGTAAAAATCTCACGGTGGTGGCGACGTCATCAAGCTGCACGGCGACGCTACGTGACGAATACCCGCATTTGCTGGGGGTCGATAACCATGCGGTGCGCGATAGCATTACGCTGGTGACGCGTGAGCTGTATCGCCTGTTAGAGCAAGGTAAAACGCTGCCGCTTAATCCGTTGCGTGTGGCTTATCACACGCCGTGCCATATGGAGAAAATGGGATGGACTTCCTACACGCTGGATTTACTGCGCCGCATTCCTGGATTGGAGCTGGTGGTGCTGGAATCCCAGTGCTGTGGTATCGCCGGAACCTACGGATTTAAAAAGGAAAACTACACCACTTCGCAGGGAATTGGCGCGCCGCTGTTCCGCCAGATAGAGGAGAGTGGGGTGGACATGGTGATCACGGACTGTGAAACCTGCAAATGGCAGGTAGAGATGTCGACCAGTAAACCGTGTGAGCACCCGATCACGTTATTAGCACGCGCTCTGGCGACGGAAAAATAA